In Intestinibacillus sp. Marseille-P6563, a single genomic region encodes these proteins:
- a CDS encoding efflux RND transporter periplasmic adaptor subunit, producing the protein MKQTKRFLALGMAACLLLLGACGNNGAGDSSAEDELKTTAVEVQTVAQGEMAASNTLAGQVTPIESIQVFPMLSGQVQTLNVAEGQVVNQGDTLFTIDTTTVTSTLSALQQSYNATKTATDQAISSAQIGVQNAELAVTQAQTSLDNTNALFEVGAASSQQVTQAEQALQQAQAALQQAQASVQQAQASQQSSLAQIQASIDQIKAQAALGTVTAPVSGKVTEVNITLGGMAAQSTPAVVIAKDSALMVSVFASENVRAGLQVGDVADVTIESVSSDPMQCSIRTVAETADAQTNLYEITLYLPNGINPPIGAFADVTLYTDRRDSAIQIPTEAILTDGEEQYVFVVNNGVAAKVVIQTGLVGDGVTEVTGGLTGGESLVVKGQSYLSDGTAVRIVDGEE; encoded by the coding sequence ATGAAGCAAACCAAACGGTTCCTGGCGCTCGGTATGGCAGCTTGCCTGCTGCTGCTCGGCGCCTGTGGCAACAACGGCGCTGGGGATTCCTCCGCAGAGGATGAACTCAAAACAACGGCCGTCGAAGTCCAGACAGTCGCGCAGGGGGAAATGGCAGCCTCCAACACCTTGGCTGGGCAGGTCACCCCGATCGAGTCCATTCAGGTGTTCCCCATGCTTTCCGGACAGGTGCAGACCCTGAATGTGGCCGAAGGACAGGTGGTGAACCAGGGCGATACGCTCTTTACCATCGATACCACGACCGTCACTTCGACCCTGAGCGCGTTGCAGCAAAGCTATAACGCCACCAAGACGGCTACCGATCAAGCGATTTCCAGTGCACAGATCGGCGTGCAGAACGCCGAACTGGCAGTCACCCAGGCACAGACGTCGCTCGACAATACCAACGCCCTGTTTGAAGTGGGCGCGGCGTCCAGCCAGCAGGTGACCCAGGCCGAACAGGCCTTGCAGCAGGCGCAGGCCGCCTTGCAGCAGGCCCAGGCCAGCGTCCAGCAGGCCCAGGCGTCGCAGCAGTCCTCCCTGGCCCAGATTCAGGCGTCCATTGACCAGATCAAGGCCCAGGCAGCATTGGGCACGGTTACCGCACCAGTGTCCGGTAAGGTCACCGAAGTGAACATCACCCTGGGCGGCATGGCGGCCCAGAGCACGCCCGCCGTTGTCATCGCCAAGGACAGTGCGCTGATGGTTTCGGTGTTTGCCAGCGAAAACGTGCGCGCCGGCTTGCAAGTGGGCGATGTGGCCGATGTGACCATTGAATCGGTTTCCAGCGACCCCATGCAGTGCTCCATCCGCACCGTAGCCGAAACGGCCGATGCGCAGACCAATCTCTATGAAATCACCCTCTACTTACCCAACGGCATCAATCCGCCCATTGGCGCCTTTGCCGATGTGACGTTATACACCGACCGCCGTGACAGTGCTATCCAAATCCCCACCGAGGCCATTTTGACCGATGGAGAGGAACAGTATGTCTTTGTGGTCAATAACGGCGTGGCAGCCAAGGTCGTCATCCAGACCGGTCTGGTCGGGGATGGTGTGACCGAGGTGACAGGCGGCCTGACCGGCGGCGAATCGCTGGTTGTCAAGGGACAAAGCTACCTGTCTGATGGCACGGCGGTGCGCATCGTCGACGGGGAGGAATAA
- a CDS encoding efflux RND transporter permease subunit — protein MKTAAFCIRHRVTTIMIYIMAVIFGIMGFTSLPLALMPDIELPMAIIMTTYAGAGPEEIENLVTKPIESACASVAGMEELQSQSSENSSIVMVTFSDGTDLDEALTDLRDKVDQAKSMLPDDASAPTVMKMDISSMPVVMIGLRGADLAQLQQIADDDITPALERIDGVASVTVSGGYDNEVSIQTHADQMSGYGLSISYISQILAAQNIAIPAGDVDNGSQSLSVRTTGEFQSVDDIADLLIPLPTGGSVRLGEVADVSMQPTDQDAIAKIDGEPCVIITVQQQSDSNTVDVANRVKAQLDTITEENPTLDWSILMDQSDYINLSVDSVVQNIVLGVVLAALVLLVFLRDLGATTVIAISMPVCIISVFLVMNALDITMNMMSLGGLAMGVGMIVDNSIVVLENIFRYRSDGFSRWDSCTKGTAEVSLSITAGTLTTVAVFLPIGLSGGLAGMMFKEFSITISSLLFASLFIALTLVPLLCYILLDRGKEKRRLTGHKGDIADRPMLRGYKKLLRLFITQRKIAVLVSLALLVVFGMSIGLAGFELMPATDEGQISVSLEMPVGAELEETAEIADRVTDIAVETIPELESIYYTTGGTSIMGGGTSLTIDVGSKKDRDRGVEEIANTLRDDLADIAGCELTVEATSTTSMGTSSGSAVSVSLRGNDYDALTEAGDRLVQEIETLPDAIDVKSSASDQVPQVDITLRHTNAARYGLNASTIGSAVRSELDGSTATKLKVDGEEINVSVKGDSRSSTSLDALRAVPIPTNSGGSVPLSVVADVQVVQAPQQISRDNQSRTIMVTAGTKSDDVVAFNQQVNEILADFNLPDGVDIETGGEMADMAESFGSLGQALVVGLGLIYFILASQFESFIMPVIVMMILPIGLIGSLFGLPLTGQKISIVAFIGVIMLAGTVVNSSIVLVDYINTRRKRGEDKNTAILNACPRRIRPVLMTTLTTILGLLPMAFAQGEGSEMMAPMAVVMITGMVVSTIVTLFFTPVYYSLIDSISERFKNRKRRRGGKNGDPDDEEPEPPLEPETKEEGVHV, from the coding sequence ATGAAAACAGCAGCATTTTGTATCCGGCACCGGGTTACGACCATCATGATCTATATCATGGCCGTGATCTTCGGTATCATGGGCTTTACCTCGCTTCCCCTGGCGCTCATGCCGGACATTGAGTTGCCCATGGCCATTATTATGACCACCTACGCGGGCGCGGGTCCGGAGGAAATCGAAAACCTCGTGACCAAACCCATTGAGAGCGCGTGCGCCAGCGTGGCGGGCATGGAAGAATTGCAGTCGCAGTCGAGCGAAAACTCGAGCATCGTCATGGTGACGTTCTCGGACGGCACCGACCTGGACGAAGCGCTCACCGACCTGCGAGATAAGGTCGATCAGGCCAAATCCATGCTGCCCGACGACGCTTCGGCGCCGACGGTCATGAAAATGGACATCAGCTCCATGCCGGTCGTGATGATCGGCCTGCGCGGCGCCGACCTGGCCCAGCTCCAGCAGATCGCCGACGATGACATCACCCCGGCGCTCGAACGTATCGATGGTGTAGCCTCGGTCACGGTTTCGGGCGGCTACGACAATGAAGTATCCATCCAGACCCATGCCGACCAAATGAGCGGCTATGGGCTGAGCATTTCCTACATTTCGCAGATTTTGGCGGCCCAAAATATCGCCATCCCGGCCGGTGACGTGGACAATGGTTCGCAGTCGCTGTCGGTGCGCACCACGGGCGAATTCCAATCGGTGGATGATATCGCCGATCTGCTCATCCCGCTGCCCACGGGTGGCAGTGTGCGCCTAGGCGAAGTCGCGGACGTATCCATGCAGCCGACCGATCAGGACGCGATTGCCAAGATCGACGGCGAACCGTGTGTCATCATCACCGTGCAGCAGCAGTCGGACTCCAACACCGTGGATGTGGCCAACCGCGTCAAGGCGCAGCTGGACACCATCACCGAGGAAAACCCGACGCTCGACTGGTCGATCCTCATGGACCAGTCGGACTACATCAACCTGTCGGTTGATTCGGTGGTGCAGAACATCGTGCTGGGCGTTGTGCTGGCAGCGCTTGTGCTGCTCGTCTTCCTGCGCGACCTGGGCGCAACGACCGTTATCGCCATTTCCATGCCGGTTTGTATCATCTCGGTCTTCCTGGTCATGAATGCGCTGGATATCACCATGAACATGATGAGTCTGGGCGGTTTGGCCATGGGCGTAGGCATGATCGTGGATAACTCGATCGTTGTGCTGGAAAACATCTTCCGTTACCGTTCGGACGGCTTTAGCCGCTGGGATTCGTGTACCAAGGGTACGGCCGAAGTTTCGTTGTCCATCACAGCCGGTACCCTGACGACCGTGGCCGTGTTCCTGCCCATCGGTCTGTCCGGCGGTCTCGCAGGCATGATGTTTAAGGAATTTTCGATTACGATTTCGTCGCTGCTGTTTGCGTCGCTGTTCATCGCGCTGACGCTGGTGCCGCTGCTGTGCTATATCCTGCTCGACCGCGGCAAGGAAAAGCGCCGCCTGACCGGTCACAAGGGCGACATTGCCGACCGGCCCATGCTGCGCGGCTACAAAAAACTATTGCGGCTGTTCATCACTCAGCGCAAGATCGCGGTCCTGGTATCGCTCGCGCTTCTGGTGGTGTTTGGCATGTCGATCGGTCTGGCTGGGTTTGAGCTCATGCCCGCGACCGACGAAGGCCAGATCAGTGTGTCCCTGGAAATGCCGGTGGGCGCAGAACTGGAAGAAACCGCCGAAATTGCCGACCGGGTGACCGATATTGCAGTGGAAACCATCCCCGAACTCGAAAGCATCTACTACACTACGGGCGGCACCTCGATCATGGGCGGCGGTACCTCGCTGACCATTGACGTGGGCTCCAAGAAAGACCGTGACCGCGGTGTGGAAGAGATTGCAAACACCCTGCGCGACGATTTGGCCGATATTGCGGGCTGTGAACTGACAGTGGAAGCGACCAGCACCACCAGCATGGGCACGTCGAGCGGCAGTGCGGTTTCGGTATCGCTGCGCGGCAACGATTACGACGCTTTGACCGAAGCGGGCGACCGTCTGGTGCAGGAAATTGAGACCCTGCCCGATGCGATCGATGTCAAATCCTCGGCATCCGACCAGGTGCCGCAGGTGGATATTACCCTCCGGCACACCAACGCGGCGCGCTATGGCTTGAATGCTTCGACCATTGGCTCTGCGGTGCGCAGTGAACTGGACGGCTCGACAGCCACCAAACTGAAGGTCGACGGCGAGGAGATCAACGTCAGTGTCAAGGGCGACAGCCGGTCGAGCACCAGCCTGGATGCGCTGCGCGCGGTACCCATCCCGACCAATTCGGGTGGTTCGGTGCCGCTGAGCGTGGTCGCCGATGTGCAGGTCGTACAGGCGCCCCAGCAGATCAGCCGCGACAACCAAAGCCGTACCATTATGGTCACAGCAGGCACCAAATCGGACGATGTGGTGGCCTTTAATCAGCAGGTCAATGAAATTCTGGCAGACTTCAATTTGCCCGACGGCGTGGACATCGAAACCGGCGGCGAAATGGCCGATATGGCCGAATCGTTTGGCTCGCTCGGCCAGGCGCTGGTTGTTGGCCTCGGACTCATCTATTTCATCCTGGCCAGCCAGTTTGAATCGTTTATCATGCCGGTCATCGTCATGATGATTTTGCCCATTGGTCTGATCGGCTCGCTGTTTGGCCTGCCGTTGACCGGACAGAAGATCTCGATCGTGGCATTCATTGGCGTAATTATGCTGGCCGGTACGGTGGTCAACTCGTCCATCGTTCTGGTCGACTACATCAACACCCGCCGTAAGCGTGGCGAAGACAAAAATACGGCGATTTTAAACGCCTGCCCGCGCCGTATCCGGCCGGTGCTGATGACCACGCTGACCACCATCCTAGGCCTGCTGCCTATGGCATTCGCCCAGGGCGAAGGCTCGGAAATGATGGCCCCCATGGCCGTGGTTATGATTACCGGTATGGTGGTTTCCACCATTGTTACGC
- a CDS encoding TolC family protein has protein sequence MMGKKAIAMLAAGAMAVGLTTPAGAIAGMDAGLALTLGGAQAVIDTSMSESGMTPPLQDSKSIGFYGLEKTVRANNQTIQSLQKTLASVGSTDVVGPIEDQIWNYEMQNSNLEAQKNSYEKAAQNLRNQLNQVSGNADLEASLKAQIEQMNTLANNAAANIQKNQAVINGLEDSKDDAPADLADTYATTEKQVENSANQIVMGAQTQYISLCTMQDNIEALDRTIAAIDRQLPVVEKQYEIGMATALDVENLKNQRAAAVSSKLTLENQIASIENSLSLTLGNDAGTTVHVQKVPEVTDRQLREMNYEKDLEEAKTNSYTIWQKRDALRKASNDYEDDVTSTLDAYNAAKIDLAAAQEQVENDFRKLFNDVSEKKRLLDKAESDLELAESNYKVAETKYEKGMISKLEYENAQDTLETAKAAITTAQTDLFTAYNTYDWAKRGVM, from the coding sequence TGACGCTGGGCGGCGCGCAAGCAGTGATCGATACCAGCATGTCGGAAAGCGGGATGACCCCGCCCTTGCAGGACAGCAAATCCATCGGCTTTTATGGCCTGGAAAAGACCGTGCGGGCCAATAACCAAACCATTCAAAGTTTGCAAAAGACCCTGGCCAGTGTGGGCTCGACCGACGTAGTCGGCCCGATCGAGGACCAGATTTGGAATTATGAGATGCAAAACAGCAATCTGGAAGCTCAAAAGAACAGCTATGAAAAAGCAGCACAGAATTTGCGGAATCAGTTGAATCAAGTGAGCGGTAATGCAGATTTGGAAGCCTCTTTGAAGGCACAGATTGAGCAAATGAATACCTTGGCGAATAACGCGGCAGCGAATATCCAGAAGAATCAGGCGGTCATCAACGGCCTGGAGGATTCCAAGGACGATGCGCCGGCCGACCTGGCAGATACCTACGCCACCACCGAAAAGCAGGTGGAAAATTCGGCCAACCAGATTGTCATGGGCGCCCAGACGCAATATATCTCGCTGTGCACCATGCAGGACAACATCGAAGCGCTCGACCGCACGATTGCAGCCATTGACCGGCAGCTTCCGGTCGTCGAAAAGCAGTATGAGATCGGCATGGCGACCGCGCTGGACGTGGAAAACCTCAAAAACCAGCGGGCAGCCGCCGTATCCAGCAAGCTGACACTGGAAAACCAAATCGCTTCGATTGAAAACAGCTTGTCGCTCACGCTCGGCAACGATGCGGGCACGACCGTGCATGTGCAGAAGGTGCCTGAAGTCACCGACCGGCAGCTGCGCGAAATGAATTATGAAAAAGACTTGGAAGAGGCCAAGACAAACAGTTACACCATCTGGCAGAAGCGGGATGCGCTGCGCAAAGCCTCCAACGACTACGAAGATGATGTAACCTCAACGCTTGATGCGTACAATGCCGCCAAGATCGATTTGGCCGCGGCGCAGGAACAGGTGGAAAACGATTTCCGTAAGCTGTTCAATGACGTGAGCGAGAAAAAGCGTCTGCTGGATAAGGCCGAAAGCGACCTGGAACTGGCAGAGAGCAACTATAAAGTCGCGGAAACCAAGTACGAAAAAGGCATGATCTCCAAATTGGAGTATGAAAATGCACAAGACACCCTGGAGACGGCCAAGGCGGCGATCACAACCGCGCAGACCGATCTGTTTACCGCGTATAATACCTATGATTGGGCCAAGCGCGGCGTGATGTAA